The following are from one region of the Hymenobacter radiodurans genome:
- a CDS encoding exopolysaccharide biosynthesis polyprenyl glycosylphosphotransferase, producing the protein MIHSYTTPQTKSIEYVLASDVHRSSITVNHGLKRTFDIIVALVAVLFVLSWLAPLLALLIRLESRGPVFFKQLRTGCNGKPFYCLKFRSMRLNTEADLRQACPNDPRVTRVGAFMRRNNLDELPQFINVLRGDMSVVGPRPHMLRQTEVYAQAIDYFMVRHCVCPGITGWAQVNGHRGETKELSAMENRVKADLWYLHNWSLLLDVHIIARTLGLWLGRQPNAY; encoded by the coding sequence ATGATACACTCTTATACTACGCCGCAGACGAAAAGTATCGAGTATGTACTCGCTTCTGATGTACATCGCAGCTCGATTACCGTCAACCACGGCCTGAAGCGCACCTTTGATATTATAGTAGCTTTAGTGGCCGTCCTATTTGTCCTGAGTTGGTTGGCTCCGCTCTTAGCTTTACTCATTCGCCTAGAGTCACGAGGGCCTGTTTTCTTTAAGCAGTTACGTACAGGCTGCAACGGGAAGCCCTTTTACTGCTTGAAATTTCGCAGCATGCGTCTCAATACCGAAGCTGACCTGCGGCAGGCCTGCCCTAACGACCCGCGCGTAACGCGAGTAGGGGCGTTTATGCGACGTAATAATCTCGACGAGTTGCCGCAGTTTATTAATGTGTTACGCGGCGATATGTCGGTCGTTGGGCCCCGGCCGCATATGCTGCGTCAAACTGAAGTTTACGCGCAAGCTATTGATTACTTCATGGTGCGCCACTGCGTATGTCCCGGAATCACGGGATGGGCCCAAGTCAACGGCCACCGAGGCGAAACAAAGGAACTCAGCGCCATGGAAAACCGCGTCAAGGCGGACCTCTGGTATTTGCATAATTGGTCCCTCCTGCTGGATGTGCATATCATCGCCCGCACGCTTGGCCTATGGTTAGGCCGCCAACCTAACGCCTACTAA
- a CDS encoding FkbM family methyltransferase: MFIQPLLRYIGHQKWIRFGIRDRIIRAFNNPDTSPSKPFTVPFFGKTYTGDLSVFVDWSTYYYGAYSGEELELMRDTLAKIVDPIVLDIGANIGHHSLYASTIAKEVHSFEPFPKVIAKIHEKIKANAITNIKVHEIALGEADEDSLFTPPSEHNTGSGSFIATSVDNSFKITLPIRRGDEYVKTLKLSKIDFIKMDIEGFEPQALRGLRHTLDTYRPVVFFEWSANEREFSIELDLLFPEKYKIFNLIANRPFLGIFCHKDYTLIEENASHRDGNKLAVPIEKLSTISAINNKLFDKFNEIR; encoded by the coding sequence ATGTTCATCCAGCCATTACTTCGCTACATTGGTCATCAAAAATGGATTCGCTTTGGTATACGTGATCGAATAATCCGTGCCTTCAACAACCCTGATACCTCACCAAGTAAACCATTCACGGTACCATTTTTTGGTAAAACGTATACAGGCGACCTTTCCGTTTTTGTTGATTGGAGCACCTATTATTATGGGGCGTACTCCGGCGAGGAACTAGAATTAATGCGTGACACATTAGCGAAAATTGTAGATCCTATCGTATTAGATATTGGCGCTAATATTGGCCACCACTCCCTTTACGCCTCTACTATAGCGAAGGAAGTACACTCCTTTGAACCTTTTCCCAAAGTTATAGCTAAAATTCACGAAAAAATTAAAGCCAATGCTATAACGAATATTAAAGTACATGAAATTGCTTTGGGAGAGGCAGATGAAGATTCGCTTTTTACTCCACCGTCAGAACATAATACGGGGTCAGGCTCCTTTATTGCTACTTCTGTTGATAACTCATTTAAAATAACGCTTCCTATAAGAAGAGGTGATGAATATGTAAAAACATTAAAGCTATCTAAAATCGATTTTATAAAGATGGATATTGAAGGCTTCGAGCCTCAAGCACTTCGTGGTCTCCGCCATACTCTGGATACTTATAGACCAGTTGTTTTTTTTGAATGGAGTGCCAACGAGAGAGAGTTTAGCATTGAATTGGATTTACTTTTTCCGGAAAAATACAAGATCTTTAACTTGATTGCTAATAGGCCTTTTTTAGGTATTTTTTGCCACAAAGATTACACTTTAATCGAGGAGAATGCATCACATCGTGATGGCAATAAATTGGCAGTACCGATCGAAAAATTAAGTACTATTTCTGCTATTAATAATAAATTATTTGATAAATTTAACGAAATACGTTAA
- a CDS encoding XrtX-associated membrane protein: MSPLKDSISIEHKPAFKRLTDHTGMRLGCCLLLVLILFSASFYAEQLYAVLGTFCQRLFDTLGLTPYLPRFFEQGSVISQTMNRPHSIPAVILYSLLYVTVCLALLFLLLPYPRQRRYVLFFYGITSIISLLLLVTNKLVGPNFSLTIITSHLLHFLVSPVPVIILVPLLRWYSANTK; this comes from the coding sequence ATGTCCCCGCTTAAAGACTCAATTAGTATTGAACACAAACCAGCATTTAAGAGGCTTACTGACCATACTGGTATGCGCCTAGGCTGCTGCTTATTATTGGTCCTAATTCTATTTAGTGCTTCGTTTTACGCTGAACAGCTATATGCTGTACTCGGCACTTTTTGTCAAAGGCTCTTTGATACGTTAGGCCTGACGCCATACCTACCTCGATTTTTTGAACAAGGTAGCGTGATCAGTCAGACTATGAATCGACCGCATAGTATTCCAGCTGTTATTTTATATAGTCTCTTGTATGTGACAGTCTGTTTGGCATTGCTCTTTTTGTTGTTACCCTATCCTAGACAACGACGATATGTGCTTTTTTTCTATGGTATTACATCTATCATTTCGCTATTGTTACTGGTAACGAACAAACTAGTTGGTCCTAATTTTTCCCTTACAATTATTACTAGTCACCTCTTGCATTTCCTTGTGTCTCCCGTCCCCGTAATTATTCTGGTGCCATTATTACGATGGTATTCAGCAAATACAAAATAA
- the xrtX gene encoding exosortase X — protein sequence MNPLIRFMLIAGSLYLVWLFGYEQYLAIDGRLDAALTQNIATAGAAVLRLFGFEAAVSSDQANLILLSNTPAVKIGYYCDGLVLYALFAGFVLAFPGPIRHKIWFIPMGLILIYSINILRIAALCLNHLYWHQTVDFNHHYTFTFLVYGFIFLLWIWWATRLATKVPVNSTQHVPA from the coding sequence ATGAACCCTCTAATACGTTTTATGCTTATAGCTGGAAGCCTTTATTTGGTTTGGCTTTTTGGCTATGAGCAATATTTAGCTATTGATGGTCGTCTCGATGCTGCTTTAACGCAGAATATCGCAACAGCGGGTGCCGCAGTTCTTCGTTTATTTGGTTTCGAAGCTGCGGTATCAAGTGACCAAGCAAACTTGATTCTCTTATCGAATACCCCCGCTGTCAAGATTGGGTATTACTGTGATGGGTTAGTATTGTATGCCTTGTTCGCAGGATTTGTGTTGGCTTTTCCCGGGCCCATACGGCACAAAATATGGTTTATCCCCATGGGTCTTATCCTTATTTATAGCATCAATATTTTACGTATTGCGGCTCTTTGTTTAAATCATCTATACTGGCACCAGACTGTAGACTTTAATCACCACTATACGTTTACTTTCCTCGTGTACGGGTTTATCTTCCTGTTATGGATCTGGTGGGCTACGCGTCTGGCAACCAAAGTTCCTGTCAACTCAACCCAGCATGTCCCCGCTTAA
- a CDS encoding PID-CTERM protein-sorting domain-containing protein — MKKLVSLFSLSALVFLLSLAITPVQGKDKDKGGPTDAPIDGGASLLLAGGAAYALRRINKARLNKKAQL; from the coding sequence ATGAAAAAACTTGTGAGTTTATTTTCCTTGTCAGCTCTAGTCTTCCTGTTAAGCCTGGCAATCACACCTGTGCAAGGCAAAGACAAAGACAAGGGTGGTCCTACAGATGCCCCCATAGATGGAGGAGCTTCATTGCTTCTCGCTGGAGGAGCAGCCTATGCCTTGCGTCGTATCAATAAGGCTCGACTTAATAAGAAGGCACAGCTTTAG